TATGCCAGTTAATGAATCTCCATCGATGGTTGAGAATGTGATTGCTGGAGTTAGCGAACAGACTTCCGGATTACCTGAATCGAAAACGACCAACAAAACTCAGAAAAGAGAAAGCAGTGGTAACAGTGGATTGTTAGTACCTGGACCTAAAACCGGGTCAGGATCAGGTTCGCAGGGCGACTATTTCGCTTCTGCCccgatgatcaaaggtggtTCAGGCGATTCAAACGTTAGTACGCCTGGGATAGTCACACCTGGAGGAACCAAGATGAGAAGACCCTTATTTAAAAGGGGTAAATCGAGAACTGAATCGTCAAGTCAAGTGCAAACAATCCAGAAAAAGAAATCGAAGAAGGGGTTTAATTTCGATGCGAAtcaaggtaaagaagttttGGGTATTGTGATTCTGGAAATTAAAGGTGCAGAAGATTTACCAAAACTTAAGAATGGTAAGTCACCACTATCGCTTCTCATTTGAACTACCCACGCAAGCATAGGAacttgatttgatcgatACTTGTCGCAGCTCTGAAATTCTCTTTTGATATGGATCCATTCGTGGTGATTTCATTTGGAAAGAAAGTTTTTAGAACTAGAGTGATTAGACATTCCCTCAACCCGACTTGGGACGAGAAGCTGCTTTTCCATGTGAGAAGACATGAAAGTACATATACCATGCAATTTGCTGTACTCGATTGGGataaggtgagctatctcatCTACAGTTGTTTGAGCTCGAGTATAGTAGCTGACTGAATGATATAGGTGTCTGGAAATGACATGGTCGGTACCTGCACTCTTCCACTCAGCGAACTCATTGCCGATGCTCCTAAACCGGATCCGGAGACTGGCCTTTACGACAAGGAAGTTGACGGTAAACATGAGATGAGGGAATTTACCGTGAGCTTCATGTTAATACCAGACCTGCAAAGAGCTGACATGCGTCATAGCTCAACCTCTCAACCGAGAAAGATATGGCCTGGGAAGCTCGACATTCTCCGAAACTTACTGTTCGAGCGAAATACGAACCGTATGATGCTCTCCGGCAACGATTCTGGCGACAGTACATCACTCAATACGATGTCGATGATTCAGGTTGTATGTCTTACACTGAACTCACAGCGATGCTCGATTCGCTCGGTTCGACACTTACTCGACGAACCCTCGAAGGATATTTCTCGAGCTGCGgcaaatcagctgataaggatGAATTGACTATTGAAGAGGTCATCCACTGTTTAGAGAAAGAGGTTACCAAGTCTCgagctgagaaagagaaattatCAGGAGACGAGCTTGCCACGAGCGGCACGAGTGGTCTGGGAGGTGCTACACCTGCGATATCCGCTCAACCTGCTTCAGAAGGTTTGGAGATGACTGGGCCAGACGGCAATATCGCTGCTTCAGCTGGGGTGGATCCTGATGAATTGGCTGAACATATCGAACGAAGTCGGCCCAAGAACCAGGACGGTGCAGGAAAAGATGGTGAGGATGTTGCTGGGAATATCCAACCTATATCGGATAGGAGAGAATCGAATGTCCCTGCGGTCAAGGTTGATAGAACAGCTACTTTAGATGGGGAAACTATACCTTTGAATAGAGGTATCAACATCGGTGAAGAAACTGATGGAGAAGTGACGACTCCCGGATCGAGCTATTCGgagaatgacgatgataatgataatgagaCCCCCATCGATGATAGAGAGAGAATAATCAATATCAAGACTTGTCCTCTATGTCATCGACCTAGATTAGGTAAGAAGTCAGAACAAGATATCGTCACCCACCTTGCTGTCTGTGCGTCGGCAGATTGGTCAAGAGTCGACCGGATCGTCACTGCCAATTATGTTACTTCGTCTCAGGCCCAAAGGAAATTCTTGAGTAAGATTGTCAATAAGGTGGCTATTGGAAGTTATGCTTTAGGAGCGAATAGTGCGAATATATTGGTGCAGGATAGGAGGACTGGACAATTGCAAGAGGAAAAAATGGCTGTGAGTTTGAATAAGTCTACTCATTTCTATTGATAGGTGAGATGTGAAGCTGATTATTGCGGTTGGGTGGGACAGGTATATGTACGATTGGGAATTAGGGTGTTGTATAAAGGTGCCAAAGGTCAGATGCACAGTGTgaggggtgagtgatcgacTTCTGTCgttgaatgggaatggtacGATTATTTTTGGCAGACCACTGACAATATCATTGTGTATGGTATATAATGATAGCCCGTAAATTACTCAAATCATTATCCGTCAAACAAGGTCTCAAGTACGATTCACCCTCATCCGCAGTGGACATACCAGGATTTATCGCATTTCATAACCTAGATACCGAAGAGATCTTAGATCCATTAGATTCGTTCAAAAACTTTAATGAGTTCTTCTATCGAAAGTTGAAACCCGAGGCTAGACCTGTTGAGGAACCTGATAATGATGGACGATTGGTATCGTGTGCGGATTGTAGGATGATGGCTTTTGAGACTGTTCATGAAGCTACGCAAATCTGGatcaaaggaagggaatTCACGGTTGGGAGGTTGTTGGGTCCGAATTATAAAGATGTAGCGGGACGGTTTGAAGGTGGAGGATTAGCTATTTTCAGGTCAGTGAGATTGTTCATTGTCATCCATAACAACTCTCATATACCTTTTGCCATCTGTTTGTCGATTTCTCTGGGAACACATCAACTGATTTGCTGAATATGTATACACAGACTCGCACCTCAAGATTATCACCGATTCCATTCGCCTGTCAAAGGAAAGATAGGCaaaatgacgatgattgaCGGTGAATATTATACTGTCAACCCGCAAGCCATCAGAACCACTTTGGATGTATATGGTGAGAACGTCAGGAAGATCGTACCGATTCAAAGTGAAGAGTTCGGTCTGGTCATGACTGTTTGGGTCGGTGCGATGAGTGAGTGTTATTACCTCTACCACTATGCAAATATTTTTTGAGCAGGATCGCTGAGAGCTGTATTGCGTGATTGTAGTGGTTGGAAGTATCCTTACGACCGTGGAAGAAGGTCAGGAAGTCAATCGAGCTGATGAATTGGGTTATTTCGCTTTTGGTGGGTTTAATGTGCTCTGTAGTCTCTTCTTTTCGAGAAGGTAAAGCTAACTCTGCTATTGCGATGTATATAGGCGGATCAACCATCGTATGTCTATTCGAAAAAGGAGctatgagatgggatgaagatctcTTACAGAATGGTAGAGCTAGTATAGAAACCTTGGTCAGGATGGGCATGGGCATTGGGAGAAGTACGAAGAAATCTAATGGCGGCAGTTTGAGTTCGAGCGTTAGTGGTGTTTCGACACCTGCTGAGAAGATATGAGAATCGCAAAACTGTGTGGTACGAGGGTGTTGTTGTATTATAGGATGTGCTAGAGGGAAAGGGGATGCTGTAAAATGGATGACaagaatcaagaaatcaaTCACGCAACAGAATATTCAATGATCATTAACAAAAACAAATCACCCAAAAAACAAATTGAAAATCCAACAATAACGAACTGATTTATGAATTTGTCATGTCCACTTTCCATATGTTTTTACATGTATATATTTGAGAACATTTGTGTGCATTGCTGGTATCAAACAAGTTTCATTATGCATTGTCATATACTATATCCAACTATAACGAGGTGATATGTGTTctatgactcacctccacATGACATGTCCACTTTGGCTGATGAATCGTTGAATGACCTTCATCAACGCCTTTCGTTCATCTCTCGATTACTTCAGCAATCGCATCAATTCAATTATCGGGATACTTAAAGGCGCATCCCCACGCCAAAATGTCGATTCTATCCCCAGGTTCGAAATGTCATCTATGCTCCCTAGTCGATTTCCTCCCTTTCACTTGTCCGACATGCAATCAGGTATATTGTCAACAACATATTTCATCGACTTTACATACCTGTACTCAACAGCAGCTGGACCAAAGTACTTCGATCGCTAGACCTGGAAAGTTAGATAGGGGAAAGACGATATGTGAAGTGAAGGGATGTGAGAGGGAGAGTATAGAGTCGATTGGAGGGTTTGTCgcggatggagaaggtgaaaggatAGCGAGGGAAATCAGATGTAGAGGATGTGGTGGGGCTTACTGCGTCGAGTGAGTAGATTATTTTGAGTTTATCAATCCTATATCATGAATGATATTCATATAGAAGGGCGATTTGGCTGGACTGCCAAAGAACGATCGtattcttcccttccctaagactctctccctccctccttctcaaTCCATTCTAAACATAACCATAACCATAATTGATTGCCGTTGAGGATGAACCTTCTCTTCCAGACATAGATCCCAATCTACTCATTCATGTACTGCACCCCTTGATCATAATGTTCGCCACGACGCGTTCCTCGAACGAAGAGATAAAGCTAGAGAGGTTATATCTCAGCGGTTCCCCGAATTCAAAGATAGAGTTATACCGAAACCGCCTCCTGGGAAAGATGTAGTGAAAACTCAGAGTGTACAAATACAGACGCAGCGTAAGGAAGATAACAAAATTGCAGAACTTTCAAAGTCTGGTTCTAGTTCTGGTTCTGGTACGGGTATATCTCAAGATAACGCAGCGATCACTCGGCCCAAACCAAAGATCAAAAGTAAAGCAGATAAATTATGGGATATCCACTTGAAGAAAATCCGTATGACCTCTGAACCACTCCTTAAATCAGCTAGAAATGATAGTATGACGGAGAAAGTGTATTTCGAATGGACGATGGATCTAACGCAGATACAGGAAAATGTGAGGAAATGGAAGGAAAGTGGGAAATGGTCGGGAGGGAATTTGGAAAGAGGTTGGGTTGATTGTGTGAGTGAGGGTGAAAAGCCCATACCTACTACTACCTTGAGTGCTTGATATCGTGAGAATGTGCTGAATGACGATTcgtatcattcatcatatttAGGATATGCCGATTGGGAAAATGTTGGATCTTATCATAGACCGAGGAAAAATGAAGAGATCCGAAGATCAGAGTCAGGTTAGTGGGAACTTCTTGTCTGCTTCATCATTTATCATTTCATGATGACATCGGTTACAAGAGGATTCTGCTTAGAAGAATCCACACAATTCAACCTCACAAGTATTTGTCGCTCACTCTTTATCTTGCCTCACAGTCGTTACACCTGTTATCACTCTATCCGGCTCCAGACGAAGAACGTCAGATCATACAATTAGAACTCTCCAAGCCTGCTAAGATGATATCTCAAGGTAGTCTGGTGGTACTTGTACGTGGGAGATGGAACCAGGGTAtatgatgcatgatatatGAATGTTGTATTTGTATTGAGTTGTGATTTGTTGTGATGGATTTTGCCGTCGCATCCTTTTTGTCTGTTTGTCTGTCCCTTCTGACAGATCAATCCCTGCCTCCCTTCcacatctgatcttctccaGCCTTGAGCCATTGATCCCCCTATCGATCTCCTCCCCTCTTATTCTGATGCTTGTCCTCCTGACTGCATCCAAGGCATCTCTGGCGATAGCGACAAGACTATTTTATCTTAGTCTCGGTGAAGAGGACATGTCGTTTTACTAGACATACGACAAAATCAAAGAATAAGTTAGCCTTGCCTTTCCTTTTCGACAAGAAGTGGTACAAAGAAACTCACCAATTGGGTCATATTTGATCTTAGCCAATTTATCAGACACCCTTATTCTAGATGTAGTGTAGAAGTACCCCGTAAGTGCTGTTGAAACCAATTTCACTAGGATTCGCCTGTAAAAGTGAATGACTTGGGATCAGCATCTGttcaatcaacatcataaGACATATTTAAGGTCAATGTCCAGATCGTACGTTGTGTGAATGGTGTATAAGGTGATGCGAAGGTACGGTTTAGGTAGcgagaggagatgatggaaatGATCGGTTCATCCAGTATTTTTCCCTTCCCTCGCgacttttctcttctcgatCTGATGGCACGCGAATAGTcaaacactcacctttgcTTAGCTTTTGGAGCCATCTTGGATTTTGGACTGACCGCCTTGCGATTGAAAGTGACTTGACTAGAAGCTAGAATAACagaatctcatcatcttcaccttggTTGAATCTTGACTTTGTGAATACCCTTACCCTATAAAATGAATTTATTCCAATTCCTCCCAACTCGCTTTCGGCGAGCTCCGCTATGATGCTTGGCTTGTCTTTTAAACCTCCATCTTCGAGATATCATTCCTCTGTATATGCATGACAACTATCTATTTCCGTCTACTCCTCTACTCCTCACCTCATACACAGACTCAACAGGTTCAACAGACTCAAAATGGCATCCTCATTAGACCCACCAGCAGGTGTGACTCGACCGGTAGTATTCTTCGATGTCAGTATTGGAGATACCCCAGCGGGGAGGATAAAAATGGGTATGTACAAAACCTTTCTTCAGTTAGCGTGCATCTCATTTGCGAAATGATGGGTTAGCTGATGGTGTTGAATAGAGCTGTTCAGTGATATAACACCAAAGTGAGCTGTCCCTTCAGTGCTCCATAACCTTCTCGAAAGGAATCAGCTTATGTGTGTTGGTGGTATATAGGACAGCAGAGAATTTCAGACAGTTATGTACAGGTGAACATCGGTATGTCCTCATATCCCATACCGtaccatatcagctagaGCCTGTCCAATATTGCCAAATCCAAGCTGATGGATTCTTCAATAGAGTCAACTCGATACCGCAGGGATATAAGAAAGCGACTTTCCACAGGTACGTCAGCTGGTGTATCTCTACTTGGGTAAGGGAAATCGTTGTCCAGTAGCTGATTTTATCGTTCGTAATTCAtttgaattggatttgatgatatgtagAGTGTGAGTcataccttcaccaccttttTCATATCAGATATGCAACAGCTGATGGAAAAACCTCTTCAATCGCTATGGCAACACAGAATCCCTCAATTCATGATCCAAGGAGGCGATTTTATACGTAACGACGGTACAGGTTCTTTCTCGATATACGGCGCtcaatttgaagatgagaattTCAAAGTGAAACATACCGGACCGGGTCTGTTGAGTATGGTAAGTctctcatatcctcatctcatcattgatatcGCTCGGCCGAAAAGTACAAGAATGAAAATGCTAATTGTTTCGTTGGCATGGGTATAGGCTAATTCGGGTCCTGGTACGAATGGATGTCAAGTGAGTGTATCTCTTTGTTATCTACAATCAGATATACATATCTATATTTGTGTCATCCTACTATACCTTGTATCATCTCATACTGATTTTGTATGCTTTCTACTTTTTACATCATagttcttcatcacctgcgCACCAGCAGAATTCTTAGATGGTAAACACTGTGTATTCGGACGAGTGATCGATGGTTTATTGACCGTCAGGAAGATCGAAAACGTACCTACTGGAGCTAACAATAGGTGAGCTTACAAGGCCATGGGAGTCATGTTTCCATGTACATGCTCCAATGCTGACATATCTCTCTAATCACCTTTAGACCAAAACTAGTAGTCAGGATAACAGAATGTGGTGAGATGTAAAGGAAGGAACGTTGTAAGGATATTCAGCAGAAGAAGTCATTATATGCATAAATAAATTAATGTAAATCGTATCGAGAAGTAAcctgtatcttcttctaccactACTTGCTTTCATCGACGCTATACTAGCAGTCGATCCATCTAATTTCCCGTCATAATGGGAGTTTGAGAGGTTTTGACTTCCGTCAATCTATTCTAATCCTACATATCCAGCAGCTCTACCAATCTACACCACCctcaaagtcagcttgagtATACATCGTGTTCCACAGTGGGGGTtcgttcactcacagtagTCTTCTCGAACATCTCCGTAGTAACCTGAGCCAAAAAACCCGGAACACTCTGTCTCTCGACGATCCAAAAATGCCTTGATTCTTCCAACCCTCTAGCCATCATACCGGTCATTTGCATCGTACCGAAATGACCTTCTTGAGAAGCGAATTTTAATGTCAATCCTGATTTACCTTTCGGTGCGTACATCGATGTTAGACGGATATCCGATCCGGATTCGTCGAATTTGATTCGCCAGCCTAAGAGGGAGTAGACTGCTTCGAGGAATtctttggatttggatgtGAATATCTATAGTGTACCGGTCAGTGATAGGTTGAATATTACAAgtacgatgatgatcatgatggaaATTTAAGACTGAGTTGACTTCCGTTAGAaggctgactcacctctttcaacctcattAATCTCTTCTCATGATTTCtctccaaatcctctttctctttcttcaacctATCAAAGCTACTTCTCGGCACCATTGATTCCCTATTCactccttctttcccttccgAAGCGGCATTTTGATTGACAAGTTCATCCAACTGTTTGATCTGTTCTAACaactcatcattctcattcgtcAAATCTACCAACATCTGCTGTCTGACAGCCATAATCTTATTCGCAGGGTTGTTTTTCAATTCTAAACATCTTTCTGTCGAAGGGTTATATTCGCCAGAAGCGACACGACGCATGAGATCGTTTACTTCTCCATCCAGACGGGTGTTGGCGGATGTGAGCTCGGAGATAGTCGATTCTAGCGATTGGATATCTGCGAAAAAGAAAAAGCAAACGACATATAGGTTAATATACTGATTAATGACCTGTTAATATTGCCGATCGAGCGACGCACCATGCTCCAATCGACTAATTCTGTCCCTCGCTTCATCCAGGTCCTGACTCTTCACCAAGCCCATCCCACTTGCTATTCGCTCTTCGGTCTCTCTCGAATCCCTTGAGATCTTGTCCAATTCGGATCGATACAACTCAACAAGACTTTCCAGCTCGGACACCTTGGCTGATTGGTCAGGGATGACACCGCCTGGCATCGGGAAAGAAGAGTTCTAGTATCACACGATAAGGCATCAGCTCGTCGCTTTCGAGGATGTCTCAGATATTCATGATGCGCAAATGACAGGAATGACAGCTTAATGATGAAATTCATATGCTTGATCACTCACCGAGCTCCGTATCCTCTCTACCTCCTTCTTAGCCacctcctctctcctttccGCAAACGCCCTCCCTTCTTTAGCCCACCTCAATTCCCTCTCAGCCTCTTCAGAGCGTTTCGTCAATTCAGCTATAGAAGATCTGGAACTCTGAGCGAGATTCGTCAACCTCTCGTGCAATTCTCGGATCTGAGAATCCTTCTTTGCTAACTCTTCGGTAGTCTGGTTATGCAGCGTGGAAAGCGTCGATAAGCGGGTACGTAACGTTTCGTCGGATGTTTTCTCGGGTGATGAACTTGAGGGATACGATTGGGTTAATGAACTGTCACAACAACCTATAGTCAGCAGAGAAATTTCCTTGAGCTAACAGTCGGAACCTACTCCATAtcccttcttgatctttccaaCTGTTCCTGCAAAGTCCTtatttcatctctcaatttcctctCCACGTCCTTCATTGCTCTCTCGTTGGAATCtgattctttcttcttttgacGTAATTCTACTACTTCAGATTTGAGTGATTCGTTCTCACGATATATCGTGGCTAGACTGAGGGATTGACCTGTAAAGTAAAGCATATGTCAATTCAGgtccatcatctactttACACGTGTTCGAGGTCATGAGCAGGGAGATTCTTCTTAGCTGTCTCTGTCTCATACATTGTATACGATGCAAATGATAGAATCATTCTGTTCACTCACGCTTAACTTCCTTCTGCAACGTCTCATCAACCCtcctatcttccttttccaacaCCCCCCTCTCTTTATtctcttcattcctccttctttcctcttccaactctatACTCAATCCTTTAGCTCTCCTCTCCCACCCTTTAAGCTCTTCTCGCTGTTTGGTCAATTCCTCTATTCGCGAAttgagaaggtgaatctCGTTATTTGCATTTTGGACAAACGAAGAATTCTTCCCTAGGAGGATGTTATGTTCTGATTTTAGAGATTCGTAGGAATTGGATAGAGTGGAATTTTGAGTACGAAGTTGGGATATTTCAGTTGTATAGCGTTTCTACAATCCCAACCAAATCCAAACCAATCCCGTCCAGCCAATCAGCTATGGAACATCATAGCTaaatgatgggatgataggatgatgggaagaatATTGACATACCCTCTCATCGTAGAaatccttctctctctcctccCCGACttgtctttccttcttctcaccatcgTATAACGCCCTTCTCTCAGCTTTCAACTGTTCGATCTCGACTCGTTGCTCTTCTATCTTGTCGGCTGATAATTTCGCCTTTACCTGGAGAGAATGATTATCATGCTCCAAAAAGGACAGTCGGGTgttcatcgatgatatctgtctggctgaagatgatggatctaTAATGTAACCGTTATAACTTAACATTAGTTAAAAAAGCAATAGATCCACCGACGGACGGGCTCTGATCCTATACCgctcaccttccaatccagCTTCTCCTGCTGCCCTCTTTCCTAAACGACTGGTACTTGATCTCAAAGATGAaggagttgaagaggatggccCGCCAATCGAGGAGAACAAGTTGGATCGTGGTATTGCTGTGGGCAATTTACTGCTCCTGTTGAGTCCGTCCATCTTGTTTCTTATACTAAGCTTATCGAACTGGTTATCGATAGATCTGTGGGAAAGTGAGAAAACCTTGGTCTTACTCGTGTCGTAAGGTTAAGTTATCTTTGGTTATCGTCCATCGTCAAACACTCTACGTGATCTGATCCTACCTGTAATTGCCTAAAAGGGTAATTCATGTACCAATGTGGAGGTCGAGTTCaaaatatcaacatcaaccattTCCAACCATTTTTTCTTTGGTTAGTTCTGGCGAATGTTGCTATTCATTTGTCATATACAAATCTCTACGATTATACACTCCCAAAATGTCGACGGACGCCCATGCGAGCGTACTCACCCCTTCCGAGGCATTGCCCGAAAATGCTGTTCATGTGAAAGGACCAGATCTGAGTAAACCCATTGATCTTCAAGATCTCTTGAAGAGTTATGAGACGATTGGGTTCCAAGCTACGGGGTTGGCAAGAGCTATACAAgtagtggaagagatggtaggTCACATCTTCGCTCTGTCAGTGGTCAGCATGAAGGGTTGATGTTGTGAGATCTTGAACTTGAGCTGACACCTGGGTGTGTGGGTGATAGCGAAAACAACGTAGTAATCCTGATGAACCGCTTACTCTCTTCCTCGGATATACCTCCaacctcatctcatcaggtCTCCGAGAAATCATTAAATTCTTAGCTCAACACAAATTGATAGATTGTCTGGTGACTACTGCAGGaggggttgaagaggatttcATCAAATGTCTAGGATCAACCGTATTGGGTGAATTCCATTTGGATGGTGCAGgtttgaggaagagggggtAAGTCGGATAATTCCACAGTACATCTGAATCTGGCTGAAATATGTGATGAAGGATACCCACTGATGTATGCCATTTCATAGCTTGAATCGAATAGGTAATTTACTCGTTCCCAATTCGAATTATTGTGCATTTGAAGATTGGGTAGTACCGATCTTAGATCAGATGGtgaaagagcaagaagaggatggtacgAAGTGGAGTCCTAGTAGTGTTATCAATAGGTTGGGGAAGGAGATAGATAATGAGGAGAGTGTATATTATTGGTGTTAtaaggtgagtcaacatTTTGTGTTTTGGGAAGAAGCGTTGTAAATTCAGATAAACTCTTCGATCATATTATCGGTTTATGTGTTGacaagatgatggattatcgCAGAACGATATTCCGGTGTTTTGTCCAGCATTGACAGACGGCTCGTTAGGCGATATGATCTATTTCCATACCTACAAATCATCACCTCTACAactcaacatcgatatcgtagctgatatcagaagattgaatgatatgagTGTAAAATCCAAGAAAGCTGGTATGATCATCTTGGGAGGTGGGGTCTGTAAACATCAAATTGCAAATGCCATGTTATTTGTGAGTTCGAATACCTATTTCTTCATCAGTCCGGCGGATGTGTTGTCACGATTGGTACGCTAATACTATGTTAATGATCACAGAGGAATGGTGCTGATTATGCCGTGTACATAAATACCGGACAAGAGGTGAGCCAATCATCAAATTACTTGTCAATGATCGTTAAGCTGACATTTGAAATGTTTGACAAATAGTACGATGGTTCAGACTCTGGTGCTAGACCTGATGAAGCTGTTTCGTGGGGAAAGATCCGAGCAGGTGCGGAGAgtgtcaaggtgagtcctACAGTAGTAGTCGATCAATCTCCGATCACAGCGGTGCAAAGCAAACTGATCATGCTGTATGAACAGGTATACGCCGATGCGACTTTGGTATTCCCCTTGGTGGTAGCTGCTACATTTGGCAAAGCACATTGGGAGGATTCTCaggctgagaagaagaactcTGAATAGACAACTAGATATCAACATGACATTACATTAGAATAGAGGGAATAGATTAGATTGTAGAACACTTTGCATTTGTACCTATATACATTCATATTGCATGCATCATTACTCTTGATTGTAACTTTTTCCAACCAGAACATTACTGGTAACTTTACATATGTGTGCCAAGCTCTGGGTTTATCCGACGCGACTCATGATGACGGTGACATCCACCTGCTACTTACTACTCAGCTCATATCCCCCATctaccatttccatcttATGTTATGCTTGCTCGATATACCATATGACCCATCTAGTGTTGTATAGTACCCAGCATAAACAAAATGGCAGGTCTCGGTACCGGTCCTAAATCAGCTGCTATCCAGATACGTGCCCCTAGTAATCTGGATGAGGGGGGTGGTAGTAACAACAAGGGGAGGGACAGTCCAGCTGCgggagaaaagaagagggGTGAGTGGTCATCTCGCTTCACCACCAGTCACCTCAATTGGGGGAGATAGAAAGTTGGATTCAGgtggatgatactgattcCGTGAGATGGTGTGTAGAAACCCCCCAGAGGATATGTAGGAATGTAATGATATATGGGTAAGTCGTTTCTCCTTGTCTCATCTGATATCGGCCGATTTGAAGTCTGGTTAACTGATGTCGAGATGGATAGGTATTGCAAGTTTCAAGATTCAGGTGTGAGTCACCGTTCATACTTGTGACAAGAAGATGTCTGTACTCATATTTCGTGTCTTGATATACAGTGTGTATACTATCATCCACCGGTGAGTTCGACTGGCAATTTGCgattgatgatctgattgTACGCTTATACTGATTGATTATCCTCGATATAGCCTGGAACGGATCTCAATGCGCCATCCACACCATTGACTGGGAGGTAAGTCATATCGCTGTACTGCTATACCGTTGGACCGCGCAATCTATCAATAGATTGTACTTCAAGCTAATTTTGATGTTTGCTTACTAGCCCAGCAATGACAAACCCAACGCCCTTATCAAaagaactcacctctaccaccaaATCATTCTCAGGGCTGGGAGCAGAACACCTCTCAGCACCTGTGTTCGTACCCAAAACGCCTATAGGAGAAAACCCTTCGCCTAGGTGAGTTACACTCCCCTACCATCTCTGCTCAATGAGCTGTAACATGTCGTGACagatactgatgatgtcgTGTTCAGAGCGACCACCCCATCATTACAACCTTCCACCCTCACTCAGAATGCTTCGCCCCTCCCTGCATCTATGTCAGTTCCTCCTCCCTCAGCTCTCGCTCCCAGTTGGCCT
The nucleotide sequence above comes from Kwoniella europaea PYCC6329 chromosome 1, complete sequence. Encoded proteins:
- a CDS encoding phosphatidylserine decarboxylase; this encodes MPNTEEALAIANTNTNTKPPPDSQPGKAPPRLKRLASKPLKMAASTFRSSRASSPGPSDTTTTLVSSDSVSSDTKSGRFSRRKSSKHQHQPISQGMTAAQIASAARGPRKPLEGEEPAVYLRVRVVSAKGLVAKDRGGTSDPFLTLLMPPSSRHSTKVIKKSLDPTFPPETSTFDFPIYLSLTGVIGGRGIECVLWDKDLMRKEYMGELTIPVDKWFPEGEIHLWRDNLPLLTQKLLSTRRKHTVTGTVSFQIGFIPPKDAVDSEDALKRVRRVYGSLVEQASVGRNSIGVLGVPAHKGIGTVKMRQEPIRSSSLARPTSMVASAVSGIVSSMKGGHKTVPVAGQPTSTEMDEIENDDDDDDVDSLSDDGMSSSSSSDEFEDALDEEEETETPMPMPVNESPSMVENVIAGVSEQTSGLPESKTTNKTQKRESSGNSGLLVPGPKTGSGSGSQGDYFASAPMIKGGSGDSNVSTPGIVTPGGTKMRRPLFKRGKSRTESSSQVQTIQKKKSKKGFNFDANQGKEVLGIVILEIKGAEDLPKLKNALKFSFDMDPFVVISFGKKVFRTRVIRHSLNPTWDEKLLFHVRRHESTYTMQFAVLDWDKVSGNDMVGTCTLPLSELIADAPKPDPETGLYDKEVDGKHEMREFTLNLSTEKDMAWEARHSPKLTVRAKYEPYDALRQRFWRQYITQYDVDDSGCMSYTELTAMLDSLGSTLTRRTLEGYFSSCGKSADKDELTIEEVIHCLEKEVTKSRAEKEKLSGDELATSGTSGLGGATPAISAQPASEGLEMTGPDGNIAASAGVDPDELAEHIERSRPKNQDGAGKDGEDVAGNIQPISDRRESNVPAVKVDRTATLDGETIPLNRGINIGEETDGEVTTPGSSYSENDDDNDNETPIDDRERIINIKTCPLCHRPRLGKKSEQDIVTHLAVCASADWSRVDRIVTANYVTSSQAQRKFLSKIVNKVAIGSYALGANSANILVQDRRTGQLQEEKMAVYVRLGIRVLYKGAKGQMHSVRARKLLKSLSVKQGLKYDSPSSAVDIPGFIAFHNLDTEEILDPLDSFKNFNEFFYRKLKPEARPVEEPDNDGRLVSCADCRMMAFETVHEATQIWIKGREFTVGRLLGPNYKDVAGRFEGGGLAIFRLAPQDYHRFHSPVKGKIGKMTMIDGEYYTVNPQAIRTTLDVYGENVRKIVPIQSEEFGLVMTVWVGAMMVGSILTTVEEGQEVNRADELGYFAFGGSTIVCLFEKGAMRWDEDLLQNGRASIETLVRMGMGIGRSTKKSNGGSLSSSVSGVSTPAEKI
- a CDS encoding peptidyl-prolyl cis-trans isomerase H, which translates into the protein MASSLDPPAGVTRPVVFFDVSIGDTPAGRIKMELFSDITPKTAENFRQLCTGEHRVNSIPQGYKKATFHRIPQFMIQGGDFIRNDGTGSFSIYGAQFEDENFKVKHTGPGLLSMANSGPGTNGCQFFITCAPAEFLDGKHCVFGRVIDGLLTVRKIENVPTGANNRPKLVVRITECGEM
- a CDS encoding deoxyhypusine synthase, producing MSTDAHASVLTPSEALPENAVHVKGPDLSKPIDLQDLLKSYETIGFQATGLARAIQVVEEMRKQRSNPDEPLTLFLGYTSNLISSGLREIIKFLAQHKLIDCLVTTAGGVEEDFIKCLGSTVLGEFHLDGAGLRKRGLNRIGNLLVPNSNYCAFEDWVVPILDQMVKEQEEDGTKWSPSSVINRLGKEIDNEESVYYWCYKNDIPVFCPALTDGSLGDMIYFHTYKSSPLQLNIDIVADIRRLNDMSVKSKKAGMIILGGGVCKHQIANAMLFRNGADYAVYINTGQEYDGSDSGARPDEAVSWGKIRAGAESVKVYADATLVFPLVVAATFGKAHWEDSQAEKKNSE